A genomic stretch from Thermoprotei archaeon includes:
- a CDS encoding ABC transporter substrate-binding protein, with translation MRKEILIASFIIVLIIGAALGYAVTMLTVPPAVTGPTGLKGEILIGAPLALTGAFGSFGTREKYAIEIAQSDINDFVTKAGIPVKFTFLIEDTETKPDVALSKVQALAAKGVKVLVGGLTSGELRGISAYVDANKIVTLSSASTADRGSIGKGFDEGSYIIRTLPSCEAEGVAMTKAILSMGYKKIAIITAKVTYSEAIERAFISEFEKAGGKVVYKISYEEGTKTFTTELSLLEAEMTKYSKDEIALFANMWEDVALFLQQAEGRKSPLLEYTWFGPDTYAYSTVVLNEAGTIASKVKLISVNFEAPVTEQYLKFVEVYKNKVGETPDIYAVGAYDNAWIAALSILAAGKYDGEAIRSVVPYVANHFYGALGNPALLPNGDREIMDQAFYAIKIVAGKPEWVRVALYESATGKLTWLEQI, from the coding sequence TTGAGAAAGGAAATTTTAATAGCGTCTTTTATCATTGTTTTGATAATCGGAGCTGCACTTGGTTATGCTGTAACGATGCTTACGGTGCCGCCAGCTGTTACGGGGCCTACAGGTCTCAAGGGGGAAATATTGATTGGCGCTCCCTTAGCACTTACTGGAGCTTTTGGAAGTTTCGGCACAAGAGAGAAGTATGCAATAGAAATTGCCCAGAGTGACATAAATGACTTTGTTACTAAAGCGGGGATCCCTGTAAAGTTTACTTTTCTAATCGAGGACACTGAAACTAAACCTGATGTAGCACTTTCAAAGGTTCAAGCATTGGCAGCTAAGGGAGTTAAGGTGCTTGTAGGTGGATTAACGAGTGGAGAACTCAGAGGCATAAGTGCTTATGTAGACGCAAATAAAATAGTAACATTGTCCTCAGCTTCAACTGCTGATAGAGGGTCAATCGGAAAAGGTTTTGATGAAGGAAGCTATATAATCAGAACCCTTCCCTCATGTGAAGCTGAAGGAGTGGCTATGACCAAAGCCATTCTAAGTATGGGGTACAAGAAGATAGCAATAATTACGGCTAAGGTCACGTATTCAGAAGCGATAGAGAGAGCATTCATATCAGAATTCGAGAAGGCAGGAGGAAAGGTGGTATATAAAATCTCTTATGAGGAAGGGACAAAAACTTTCACCACAGAACTTTCGCTTTTGGAAGCTGAGATGACCAAGTATTCGAAAGACGAAATAGCCTTATTCGCTAACATGTGGGAGGATGTAGCTTTATTCCTCCAGCAGGCAGAAGGAAGGAAGAGTCCGTTACTTGAATACACGTGGTTCGGACCTGATACATATGCATATTCCACTGTTGTATTAAATGAAGCTGGAACTATAGCATCAAAGGTGAAATTGATCTCTGTGAACTTTGAAGCCCCAGTTACGGAACAATACTTAAAATTTGTCGAGGTATACAAAAACAAGGTAGGAGAAACACCAGACATATATGCAGTCGGAGCTTACGATAACGCTTGGATAGCAGCCCTCTCCATACTCGCCGCGGGTAAATATGATGGAGAGGCAATAAGATCAGTTGTACCATACGTAGCCAATCACTTTTATGGAGCATTGGGAAATCCTGCGCTATTGCCTAACGGCGACAGGGAAATCATGGATCAAGCGTTTTATGCGATTAAAATTGTTGCCGGAAAACCTGAGTGGGTAAGAGTGGCCCTCTACGAGTCAGCGACCGGAAAGCTGACATGGCTGGAACAAATTTAA
- a CDS encoding ABC transporter ATP-binding protein gives MKLESTSSHDQLNNSNDDILVTDSVVKKFGGLRAVDDVSIKVKKKLVSLLAGPNGSGKTTLINVISGYYKPDSGRVYFKGEDITGLPMNLIYKRGLVRTFQIPAPFSKMSVLENLLVAYRNNPGESFFKHLNRRYWSNVEKEAIDEALKILQMLGMEDVWDREAWSLGAAQLKLLEIGRALMSKAEALILDEPIAGVNLKVAHEIFSHLNTLRNQLGITFLIIEHRLDVALKYVDHVFVMSEGKIIYDGDPKNVVEDKTVKKIYLGE, from the coding sequence ATGAAGTTAGAATCAACTTCTTCACATGACCAGTTAAACAATTCTAATGATGACATCCTCGTGACAGATTCTGTTGTAAAGAAGTTCGGAGGATTGAGAGCGGTAGACGATGTGTCCATAAAGGTGAAGAAAAAATTGGTGTCCTTACTTGCAGGTCCTAATGGAAGTGGAAAAACAACGTTAATCAATGTTATATCCGGATATTATAAACCTGATTCAGGCAGGGTTTACTTTAAAGGTGAGGATATAACTGGGCTTCCAATGAACTTGATCTACAAACGTGGGCTTGTGAGAACCTTTCAGATACCTGCTCCATTCTCAAAAATGAGTGTGCTTGAGAACTTATTAGTCGCGTATAGAAATAATCCCGGTGAGAGTTTTTTTAAACACCTAAATAGGAGATACTGGTCAAATGTAGAGAAAGAGGCTATAGATGAGGCCCTCAAGATACTTCAAATGTTAGGTATGGAAGATGTTTGGGATAGAGAAGCTTGGTCGCTGGGCGCAGCTCAACTGAAGCTCCTTGAGATAGGAAGGGCTTTGATGTCAAAGGCTGAAGCGTTAATCTTAGACGAGCCAATAGCCGGTGTAAACCTGAAAGTAGCCCACGAAATATTTTCTCATTTGAATACTCTAAGAAATCAGCTTGGAATAACATTTCTAATTATAGAACATAGACTTGATGTTGCCTTAAAATACGTCGACCATGTATTTGTTATGTCTGAAGGAAAGATTATTTACGATGGTGATCCTAAAAACGTGGTTGAAGATAAAACTGTGAAAAAAATATATTTAGGTGAATGA
- a CDS encoding ABC transporter ATP-binding protein: MLEVNSLNSGYGKLHVLYDVKINCRKGEIVTVLGPNGSGKTTLLNSIFGVADVFSGSIKLDGEELIGLSPHKIANMGIGYVMQLQGIFAGLTVEENLKIAAKMARITNINEAFSTIFGFFPDLKKFLKRRALTLSGGERQMLAISISLIRKPKLLLLDEPTSGLSPLYSSNLLRSIAEINKELGLSIVLVEQNVKKALEIAHKTYLLVSGRINFEGTPSELTAEEKLMKLYLGV, encoded by the coding sequence ATGCTGGAAGTAAATTCGCTGAACTCCGGCTATGGAAAATTGCATGTATTATATGATGTCAAAATAAATTGTAGGAAGGGGGAAATAGTAACAGTATTAGGACCAAATGGCTCTGGAAAGACCACCTTACTCAATAGTATATTTGGAGTTGCCGATGTATTCTCCGGTTCCATAAAACTGGACGGAGAGGAGTTGATTGGATTATCACCACATAAGATAGCTAATATGGGGATAGGATACGTTATGCAGTTACAAGGAATATTTGCAGGCTTAACCGTGGAAGAAAATTTGAAAATAGCAGCCAAAATGGCTAGAATCACGAACATTAATGAGGCCTTCTCCACCATTTTTGGATTCTTCCCCGATCTAAAGAAATTCTTAAAAAGAAGGGCTTTAACTCTAAGTGGAGGAGAAAGACAAATGCTAGCTATCTCAATATCCCTAATAAGGAAACCAAAATTACTCCTATTAGATGAGCCTACCAGCGGACTTTCCCCACTATACTCCAGCAATCTACTAAGGAGCATAGCTGAAATTAATAAAGAACTTGGATTGAGCATAGTGCTAGTGGAACAAAACGTGAAAAAAGCCCTTGAAATAGCTCATAAAACCTACCTACTTGTCAGCGGAAGAATCAACTTTGAGGGAACACCTTCTGAACTTACAGCTGAGGAAAAACTTATGAAGCTTTATCTCGGAGTGTGA
- a CDS encoding branched-chain amino acid ABC transporter permease — MIEFAPLMDAVTYSSILSLLAVGITLLYKTTKVPNFAHASLATLGAYVTYSLTRLIGINPYLSLPASFVMGGLVALSLFFVILEPMRKRGSSITMLMIGTLAFDVIVYGVLNAYADYLQTALKIPSRVVSLIKLDFTVMGFPGVFITSIALLAVSAAVLHFVLNRTYLGIALRASMENQVLAEVIGINTRFTLMVSWFIAGGLAGLGGALLPLWTQIDPGIGILLIAAMFCASILGGLEEIYGAFLGGFLLGFAELLGTLGLAKTIGAWVVPYRPAIPLIILSITLIAFPSGLVEIVRKRRVAK, encoded by the coding sequence TTGATAGAATTTGCGCCATTGATGGACGCTGTAACTTACTCATCCATTCTGTCACTTCTAGCCGTCGGAATTACTCTTCTCTATAAAACCACTAAAGTTCCAAACTTTGCGCACGCATCCCTAGCTACTTTAGGCGCTTACGTAACCTATAGCTTGACAAGACTTATAGGGATAAACCCTTATCTTAGTTTGCCTGCTTCCTTTGTTATGGGCGGTTTAGTAGCTTTATCCCTCTTCTTTGTAATCCTTGAACCTATGAGGAAACGAGGATCTTCAATAACCATGCTTATGATCGGCACTCTCGCTTTTGATGTTATAGTGTATGGAGTGCTAAATGCTTATGCAGATTACCTGCAAACTGCCTTAAAGATTCCTTCGAGAGTTGTCTCATTAATAAAGTTAGATTTTACGGTAATGGGCTTTCCTGGAGTTTTTATAACATCCATAGCTTTGCTTGCAGTAAGCGCGGCTGTTTTGCATTTTGTGCTTAATCGGACTTATCTAGGAATAGCCCTTAGAGCGTCGATGGAGAACCAGGTGCTCGCTGAGGTCATAGGTATAAATACAAGGTTCACCCTGATGGTATCATGGTTTATCGCTGGAGGGCTCGCAGGCCTCGGTGGAGCTCTTCTGCCACTCTGGACCCAAATAGATCCTGGAATCGGAATATTATTGATAGCTGCCATGTTCTGTGCCAGTATTCTCGGAGGACTTGAGGAAATTTATGGAGCCTTTTTAGGAGGTTTTTTGCTGGGGTTTGCAGAGTTACTTGGAACGCTGGGCCTGGCAAAAACCATAGGGGCATGGGTTGTCCCATATAGACCTGCAATACCATTAATCATTCTTTCCATAACGTTAATTGCCTTCCCCAGCGGTTTAGTAGAAATAGTTAGAAAAAGGAGAGTGGCGAAATGA
- a CDS encoding branched-chain amino acid ABC transporter permease codes for MIVEAVSLFLLDLLAIFAIYLILNLGLNIEYGFTGIPNFGTVFWVAAGAFTVGALSTNLAAWMLGINISGLNIITDNIIIVTKVNEYIAAQPLYGIILLIIMLIMAASVGAVLGIILSLPTVRLKADYLAITFLAFGEILNVIGTAYEPLVGGPPGVNVPDVWAWAGGWRFVASTLTIAIIAIIIFIYSEYLIKTPFGRVLRSIRDNEVAAAALGKDIARYKLTAMIIGSIMISVAGALFVLYSGSVTPTFFRFYWTFLPWLMILLGGVGNSLGVAAGTAMFYTVYKLIIYYKYVLMGFMPFDVVWLNYILLGIVVVLVLIFRPQGLIPEKPKRYKT; via the coding sequence ATGATTGTTGAAGCCGTCTCGCTCTTTTTGTTAGATCTGTTAGCCATATTTGCCATATATCTAATACTAAATTTGGGTTTGAACATTGAGTATGGCTTTACTGGAATCCCCAACTTCGGCACTGTTTTCTGGGTCGCTGCAGGAGCGTTCACTGTAGGGGCTTTATCGACCAATTTGGCCGCTTGGATGCTCGGTATAAACATATCTGGACTTAACATAATCACTGACAACATCATTATCGTTACAAAGGTAAATGAGTATATAGCGGCACAACCTCTCTACGGTATCATATTACTTATTATAATGTTAATTATGGCTGCGAGTGTGGGGGCCGTCTTAGGAATTATACTATCGCTTCCAACAGTCCGACTTAAAGCAGATTATCTGGCTATAACCTTCTTAGCCTTCGGAGAGATTCTCAATGTAATAGGAACAGCATATGAACCCCTTGTAGGAGGACCGCCCGGTGTAAATGTTCCAGACGTATGGGCTTGGGCTGGTGGTTGGAGATTTGTAGCCTCAACCCTAACAATAGCAATAATTGCAATTATCATCTTCATTTATTCCGAGTATCTAATTAAGACGCCATTTGGGAGAGTCTTAAGGTCAATAAGGGATAATGAAGTTGCAGCAGCAGCGCTTGGAAAAGACATAGCACGATACAAACTTACGGCGATGATTATAGGATCAATTATGATCAGCGTAGCAGGAGCACTCTTCGTTTTGTATTCGGGATCAGTCACTCCCACCTTTTTCAGATTTTACTGGACATTCCTACCGTGGCTGATGATTCTTCTTGGCGGTGTTGGAAATAGCTTAGGAGTAGCCGCTGGAACAGCCATGTTCTACACCGTGTATAAATTGATAATATACTACAAGTACGTGCTCATGGGTTTTATGCCATTCGACGTGGTTTGGCTAAACTACATTCTTTTAGGAATAGTGGTGGTTTTAGTACTTATATTCAGACCCCAAGGCTTAATCCCAGAAAAACCTAAGAGATACAAAACATAG
- a CDS encoding class I SAM-dependent methyltransferase, whose translation MMKDAPKPSIEVGVGPGFFALAANIDTGLDPSINMLKLAKDRGIDNLILGVGEHMPLRDSTFGSTLIVVTLCFVDDPLTALKESYRVLRRGGYIVTCIIPRDSPWGKYYSDLGVKGHRFYSRAKFYTINEVIEMLEISGFKILDFGGTLSTSPNEAPRVEEPSTDINGKNFICIKAIK comes from the coding sequence ATGATGAAAGATGCTCCAAAACCGTCTATTGAGGTAGGAGTAGGCCCTGGATTCTTCGCCTTAGCAGCTAACATTGATACTGGTTTAGATCCTTCTATTAATATGCTTAAATTAGCTAAAGATAGAGGAATAGACAACCTAATTTTAGGAGTTGGAGAACACATGCCTTTAAGAGATTCTACCTTCGGTTCTACACTCATAGTTGTCACCTTATGCTTCGTTGATGATCCACTCACTGCTCTTAAAGAGTCTTATAGAGTTCTTAGGAGAGGAGGATACATTGTAACATGTATCATCCCACGTGACTCTCCATGGGGAAAATACTATTCTGATTTAGGAGTAAAGGGTCATAGATTTTACTCTAGGGCTAAATTCTATACTATTAATGAGGTTATAGAGATGCTTGAAATCTCAGGTTTCAAGATACTAGATTTTGGAGGTACTCTAAGCACTTCTCCAAACGAAGCCCCTAGAGTTGAAGAACCCTCAACAGATATCAATGGTAAGAACTTCATATGCATTAAAGCTATAAAGTAG
- the thrS gene encoding threonine--tRNA ligase translates to MLVERAVSNFRRVVPLVCGVLDQGFYCDFIAEEWLKEEDAMRIEKWVNDNGFSVIVNTLKPEEENNLKRNRSKVFEIYGNVKVSALSVNGYSSLLKGSWNFGSFPQQVVVKITNISAHNPSPDVRLLRVSGIAFGSKEELDNYLKYSEELVKRDHRVLGRKLDLYSFHEDAGVGLVLFHPKGTIIRQELINLMREVNRNLNYMEVSTPHVYRVELWKMSGHYEYYRDRMIIFDVKDEKYGVKPMNCPGHILIYKSSLKSYRDLPFKLSEFGTVYRWEQEGELYGLLRLRGFTQDDGHAFLREDQVKDEVKNILNEVTRILSLFGFKKDDVKISLSTRPAHSIGTDEQWRKAEKALKEALYEIRMDYEVKEGEGAFYGPKIDVDFRDNLGRWWQCSTIQVDFALPERFDIYYIDQDNKPKRPVMVHRAILGSIERFMAIIIENFSGRLPTWLSPIQVTVIPITNAQNEYAMKITQLLESKNIRATVDLSPDTLNKKIKNAYDQSIPYIIIVGKKEAETGKISIRARGGKEAKDIELNTFIELLSNEISTRSLTQYTIDSLIKI, encoded by the coding sequence GTGCTAGTTGAAAGAGCAGTCAGCAATTTTAGAAGAGTGGTACCTTTAGTGTGTGGGGTTCTCGATCAAGGTTTCTATTGTGATTTTATAGCTGAAGAATGGTTAAAGGAAGAGGATGCAATGCGTATTGAAAAATGGGTGAACGATAATGGATTTAGTGTCATAGTTAATACGTTAAAACCTGAAGAAGAGAATAATCTTAAAAGAAATCGCTCTAAGGTCTTTGAAATCTATGGAAATGTTAAGGTCAGCGCGCTTTCTGTTAATGGATATTCGAGTCTTTTAAAAGGTTCATGGAATTTTGGTTCTTTTCCACAGCAAGTTGTTGTAAAAATAACTAACATTTCAGCTCATAATCCAAGTCCGGATGTAAGATTATTGCGTGTCAGTGGAATAGCTTTTGGTTCTAAGGAAGAGTTAGATAACTATCTAAAATACAGTGAAGAGCTTGTTAAGCGTGATCATCGCGTTTTGGGCAGAAAGCTAGATCTCTATAGTTTCCATGAAGATGCTGGTGTTGGTCTTGTACTGTTCCATCCTAAAGGCACGATAATAAGGCAAGAACTGATTAACTTAATGCGGGAAGTTAATAGGAATCTTAATTACATGGAAGTGAGCACACCACACGTGTATAGAGTGGAATTATGGAAGATGAGCGGACATTATGAGTATTATAGAGATAGGATGATCATTTTCGATGTAAAAGATGAAAAGTACGGTGTTAAACCGATGAACTGCCCTGGGCACATTCTTATATACAAGAGTTCATTAAAGAGTTACAGAGATTTACCATTTAAACTCTCTGAATTTGGTACTGTTTACAGATGGGAGCAAGAAGGTGAGCTCTATGGACTTCTTAGATTGAGAGGATTCACCCAGGATGATGGACACGCATTTCTTAGAGAAGACCAAGTGAAAGATGAAGTGAAAAATATATTAAATGAGGTCACTCGAATCCTAAGCTTATTTGGGTTCAAAAAGGATGATGTAAAAATATCACTCAGCACAAGACCAGCACATAGCATCGGTACTGACGAACAGTGGAGAAAAGCAGAGAAAGCTCTTAAAGAAGCCCTTTACGAGATTAGGATGGATTATGAAGTAAAGGAAGGTGAGGGTGCGTTTTACGGTCCAAAGATTGATGTTGATTTTAGAGATAATTTAGGTAGATGGTGGCAATGTTCAACAATACAAGTGGACTTTGCGCTCCCAGAACGGTTTGACATATATTATATAGATCAGGATAACAAGCCTAAAAGACCGGTCATGGTTCACAGAGCCATCCTTGGCAGCATAGAAAGATTCATGGCAATAATTATAGAAAACTTCAGCGGACGATTACCAACATGGCTTTCACCAATCCAAGTCACAGTTATACCCATTACAAATGCACAAAACGAATACGCAATGAAAATTACACAACTACTTGAATCAAAGAATATCCGTGCTACAGTGGACCTCAGTCCAGACACATTAAACAAAAAGATTAAGAACGCTTACGATCAAAGTATACCATACATTATAATAGTTGGGAAAAAAGAAGCAGAAACTGGAAAAATATCTATAAGAGCCAGAGGAGGAAAAGAAGCAAAAGATATTGAACTAAACACCTTCATAGAATTACTCTCTAATGAAATTTCAACACGAAGCTTAACTCAATATACTATCGACTCCCTCATCAAAATTTAA
- a CDS encoding phosphoribosyltransferase family protein produces the protein MQLPRVILYQGQKEYVTRVGSLERKLPIVQVSEGLWIASIGEIVLGDINFVEEAGKLLAKKIKEQCNPEILIAPEAKAFPLAHVIARELGHKFFAAARKGVKGYMSGYISIEVQSITTAEKQQLVLDDIDVLRIKGKKVCLLDDIVSTGGTMKALQAITEKAGGIPVCRAAIWLEGPWWSEKELIYLTELPVFMNSELYEKSLKNLASVQFEI, from the coding sequence ATGCAACTTCCACGTGTAATATTATACCAAGGTCAGAAAGAATACGTTACGCGCGTAGGATCACTTGAACGTAAATTACCGATAGTTCAAGTTTCAGAAGGATTATGGATAGCATCAATAGGTGAAATAGTGTTAGGAGATATCAACTTTGTAGAAGAGGCAGGAAAACTTTTAGCCAAAAAAATAAAAGAACAATGCAACCCTGAAATCTTAATAGCGCCAGAAGCAAAAGCATTCCCCTTAGCACACGTAATAGCAAGAGAATTAGGACATAAATTCTTCGCAGCAGCAAGAAAAGGTGTAAAAGGTTACATGAGCGGCTACATTTCCATAGAAGTACAATCCATAACAACAGCAGAAAAACAACAACTTGTACTAGATGATATCGACGTCCTCAGAATAAAAGGAAAAAAAGTATGCCTACTCGATGACATAGTTTCAACGGGAGGAACAATGAAAGCGTTACAAGCAATCACAGAAAAGGCCGGCGGCATTCCAGTATGTAGAGCAGCAATCTGGCTTGAAGGACCATGGTGGAGTGAAAAAGAACTCATATACCTAACAGAACTACCAGTATTCATGAACAGCGAACTCTACGAAAAATCACTCAAAAACCTTGCAAGCGTACAATTTGAAATATGA
- the acnA gene encoding aconitate hydratase AcnA, protein MDVFGVKEFLNFDGRKVAVYRLDRFEEVGVKGVSRLPFTIKILLESVLRNIDNKVVTEEDAVVLARWPSTVGSKEIPFFPARVILQDFTGVPAVADLAAMRSAMKKFGGDPRKVNPIVPADLIIDHSIQVDYYGTNYAFALNLEKEFERNYERYVFLRWAQKSFNNFRVVPPGRGIIHQVNLEYLAKVVQLHDHNGDLAVFPDSVLGTDSHTTMIAGIGVLGWGVGGIEAEAVMLGQPYYMLVPEVVGVKLVGELPEGATTTDLVLTITELLRKKGVVGKFVEFYGPGVSKLSAPDRATIANMSPEYGATVGFFPVDDVTLEYLRVTGRDYELIKLVEWYTKMQGMFRSDDMPDPIYSEVIEFDMSTVEPSIAGPKNPEDRISLYKAKEAFLEVLMEYLKTKKLSSTDGGGDVINVLSPVKVQVGDYEATISNGSIVIASITSCTNTSNPSVLIGAGLLAKKAVERGLRVKPYVKTSFAPGSRVVTEYLKSSGLLPYLEALGFHVVGYGCTTCIGNSGPLPNSIAKAIVDNDLFTVAVLSGNRNFEGRIHPLVRAAYLASPMLVVAYALAGRISIDFTKEPIGYDPNGNPVYLKDIWPSQKEIRETIERSVRPEMFKEKYADLFKGEERWENLPVPEGDLYSWDANSTYIQEPPFFKDMPLEPPKLKDIKGARVLALLGDRITTDHISPAGSISKDGPAGRYLIERGVNPMDFNTYGARRGNHEVMIRGTFANIRLKNLLVPGVEGGWTIHIPSGERMTIYDTAMRYARENTPLIILAGKQYGAGSSRDWAAKGTYLLGVKAVIAESFERIHRSNLIGMGVLPLQFKDGQSWKSLGLTGFEVYDIEGISEGLVPRKELTVTAKRNDGKIVRFNVIARLDTEIEVEYYKHGGIMQYVLRKIIDETLKK, encoded by the coding sequence ATGGATGTGTTTGGTGTTAAGGAGTTTCTTAATTTTGATGGGAGGAAGGTTGCGGTTTACAGGTTAGATAGGTTTGAGGAGGTTGGTGTTAAGGGTGTTTCAAGGCTTCCGTTTACAATTAAAATTCTCTTAGAGAGTGTTCTCAGGAATATCGATAATAAGGTTGTGACTGAGGAGGACGCTGTAGTTCTTGCTAGGTGGCCTAGTACTGTGGGGTCTAAGGAGATACCATTCTTTCCTGCTAGGGTGATATTGCAGGATTTTACTGGTGTTCCAGCTGTTGCTGATTTGGCTGCTATGCGGTCTGCTATGAAGAAATTTGGTGGTGATCCGCGTAAGGTTAATCCAATAGTGCCTGCGGATTTGATCATTGATCATTCTATTCAGGTTGATTATTATGGGACTAATTATGCTTTTGCTTTGAATTTGGAGAAGGAGTTTGAGCGTAATTATGAGCGGTATGTGTTTCTTAGGTGGGCTCAGAAGTCGTTCAATAATTTCAGGGTTGTTCCACCGGGTCGTGGTATAATACATCAGGTGAATTTGGAGTATCTTGCTAAGGTTGTACAGTTGCATGATCATAATGGTGATCTTGCAGTCTTTCCTGATTCTGTGTTGGGTACGGATTCTCATACTACTATGATTGCTGGTATTGGTGTTTTGGGCTGGGGTGTTGGTGGTATAGAGGCTGAGGCTGTTATGCTTGGTCAACCATACTATATGTTGGTGCCTGAAGTTGTTGGTGTGAAGTTGGTTGGTGAATTACCTGAGGGGGCAACGACTACGGATTTGGTTCTTACTATAACTGAGTTATTAAGGAAGAAGGGTGTTGTTGGAAAGTTTGTTGAGTTTTATGGTCCTGGCGTGAGTAAGCTGAGTGCTCCTGATAGGGCAACGATTGCTAATATGTCTCCTGAGTATGGTGCTACTGTTGGATTTTTCCCTGTTGATGATGTGACGTTGGAGTACTTGAGGGTTACTGGTCGTGATTATGAGTTGATTAAGCTTGTTGAGTGGTATACTAAGATGCAGGGTATGTTTAGGAGTGATGACATGCCTGATCCTATTTACAGTGAAGTGATAGAGTTTGATATGAGTACTGTTGAACCATCGATAGCGGGTCCGAAAAACCCAGAAGATAGAATATCGCTTTATAAAGCAAAGGAGGCATTTCTAGAAGTATTGATGGAATACCTTAAGACTAAAAAGTTGTCAAGTACTGACGGTGGGGGTGATGTAATTAATGTTTTATCGCCTGTTAAGGTTCAAGTTGGAGATTATGAGGCAACAATATCCAATGGGTCTATAGTTATAGCGTCTATAACGAGCTGCACTAATACTTCAAACCCCTCAGTGTTAATAGGGGCTGGTCTTTTAGCTAAAAAGGCTGTTGAGAGAGGGTTGCGTGTGAAGCCGTACGTTAAAACAAGTTTTGCACCTGGATCGAGGGTTGTTACTGAGTATCTTAAATCCTCTGGATTGTTGCCGTATCTTGAAGCGCTCGGTTTTCATGTTGTAGGATATGGATGCACGACGTGTATTGGTAATAGTGGACCGTTACCTAATTCGATTGCTAAGGCTATAGTTGATAATGATCTTTTCACTGTTGCAGTATTGAGTGGTAACAGGAATTTTGAGGGGAGGATTCATCCGTTGGTTAGGGCAGCTTATTTGGCATCTCCGATGTTAGTTGTGGCTTATGCTCTTGCTGGAAGGATAAGCATAGATTTTACAAAAGAGCCTATAGGTTATGATCCAAATGGTAACCCTGTATATTTAAAGGATATATGGCCATCGCAAAAGGAGATTAGAGAAACGATAGAGAGGTCAGTAAGACCGGAGATGTTTAAAGAAAAGTATGCTGATTTGTTTAAAGGTGAAGAAAGATGGGAGAATTTGCCAGTACCTGAGGGTGATCTATATTCATGGGATGCAAACTCAACGTATATTCAAGAGCCACCGTTCTTTAAAGATATGCCATTGGAGCCACCTAAATTAAAGGATATAAAAGGAGCTCGCGTGCTCGCATTACTAGGTGATCGTATAACTACTGATCATATCTCACCTGCAGGGTCTATTTCAAAGGATGGTCCAGCTGGTCGTTATTTAATAGAGAGGGGTGTGAATCCGATGGATTTCAATACTTATGGTGCTAGAAGGGGTAATCACGAGGTTATGATAAGGGGTACTTTCGCGAATATTCGTTTAAAGAATTTATTAGTTCCGGGAGTTGAAGGAGGGTGGACGATACACATACCTTCCGGAGAGAGGATGACAATTTATGATACTGCGATGCGTTATGCTAGGGAAAACACACCGCTCATAATACTTGCTGGTAAACAGTATGGTGCAGGGAGTTCAAGGGATTGGGCTGCAAAAGGAACATACTTGCTTGGTGTAAAAGCGGTAATAGCAGAGAGTTTTGAAAGAATACACAGGAGTAATTTGATAGGGATGGGGGTCCTTCCTCTGCAGTTTAAAGATGGTCAAAGTTGGAAATCATTAGGACTCACAGGTTTTGAAGTATATGACATAGAGGGGATCTCAGAGGGATTAGTGCCGAGGAAAGAGTTAACGGTAACTGCTAAAAGGAATGATGGTAAGATAGTGAGGTTTAATGTGATCGCAAGATTAGATACTGAAATAGAGGTTGAGTATTATAAGCATGGAGGAATAATGCAGTACGTTCTGAGAAAAATAATTGATGAAACTTTGAAAAAATAA
- a CDS encoding molybdenum cofactor guanylyltransferase encodes MAPVIILAGGKSQRMGKNKAFLEYRGRPFISLIVREMLKVSEELVVVIGSKSRSKFESMLTDRSVKFVNDEHQFANPLGGMLSGFNQISQDYAPIIPCDSPLINCRVVEFLFGEARHHSAAVSIWDEEDRMHQCYDQL; translated from the coding sequence ATGGCACCTGTCATAATTCTCGCAGGCGGAAAGAGTCAACGAATGGGAAAAAACAAGGCATTCCTAGAATACCGGGGAAGACCATTCATCTCCCTGATCGTGAGAGAAATGTTGAAGGTCTCGGAGGAGTTGGTGGTGGTCATAGGGAGCAAGAGCAGGAGCAAGTTTGAGTCGATGCTGACTGATAGAAGTGTTAAGTTCGTCAATGATGAGCATCAGTTTGCCAATCCGCTTGGAGGAATGCTGAGCGGATTCAATCAGATAAGCCAAGATTACGCGCCAATCATCCCGTGCGATTCTCCTCTGATAAATTGTAGGGTCGTCGAGTTCCTCTTCGGCGAGGCGCGGCATCACTCTGCAGCAGTTTCGATCTGGGATGAAGAAGACAGGATGCATCAATGCTATGATCAACTGTAA